Below is a window of Komagataella phaffii GS115 chromosome 1, complete sequence DNA.
GATTGACGAATACATCAAAGTCGTTTAACTGTAGGCAAGATCTCCATGTTAGAAAGAGATTGGTAACATCTTTAGCCAGTACAACCACCAAGCATCCTATCAAGTTTCGAACAAATATAGCTTCATCGGGAGACGAGACATGCTTGTTTAGCAGACGCATTAGACTTGGTAGTTTTGAAAGGAGTGTTGAACTCGTGAACTCCCCCAAGGCTGGCCATATCAAGGTGGAACCAATAAGAAAGAACATGGAACTCTTGCCAAAAGCTTTAGAATAGTCTGTCTTGAGGCAACTAATAAACATCCTTCTTATACGGCGAATCTTGAACCTTCTTTTGGTTTTCATCAGCCAACTTCTGATCGACAAAATGATACTAGCCTCCATTTGCTTAGAGGAAGTTGTTTCGGGAATGTTTTCGGGGTTATTTTCtatttccatttcatcTATTTCTTGTACCGAAAAGTTATTGGCAATAAATCCAGGTCGGGTTCTCTTGGCCAACATATAGTAGCAGGGATTAAATGTCAAGCGGAAGAATAACATGTATGCATATCTGACTGGGgatatcaaaagaaaccaTTTTTTGGGACTCTCATTTATTCCTGAAAAGTTAAGAAGGTACTTGGTTTCACTAAAAAATGACAAAGGGAAAACATTGACAAGTATTTCATTATCTGTCATTCTGGAATATCTCGTTCTCAGACTCAATAGGTAAAATGGAATGGTTGAAGTAAAGGTTATAACCCTGGAGGCAGGAAGATAGCCGTTCTGAACAGCTGAGGCTAATGTACCTATTCGTTGTTTGACGTCAAATAATCGTAATATCACACTGTTGGGACATAACGAGGACATGATTCTCATTCCTGTGAGAGACAGCACACCTACTGAAGCCAATGTAGTAGCGGTTACAGCTGAAGTTAGCAGTGTGGATGCCAAAGCGAACTTGGTAAAGTCACCAACAAAATACTCAGCCGATTTAAAGGCAGAGGAAATGAAACCAGTTGGCTTCAGATGAAGTATAATTGGTTTCTGACATTGCGGGCATTTCATCTCGACTTGTTGAGTTCTTCCATAGATTAGAAAAAGCCAGCTTGTATTTCTATTGGTTTGCCTTGTGGGCCGTTTCTCTTGCAGAACAACAGAGGAAACCCAGTTAGCCAGGCAAACCCTGTGGGCCTCCATTGAACAGGTACATGGTTGGATCCATTCATGGGCTTGCTTCACTGTTCCCATGGGAGGGATTTCACCAAAATCCCCCAGGCAGACCCAACAACGTCTGTTGTCGTCcatgttgaaagaaaagggtTTAAATGAAGGGATGGAAGCTGGGATGGAGATGTTTTAGAGGTCTGGAGAAGTGCGGGTGACATGCAAAGGTTTCTCGAATCAGGGGAGAAGCAGAGTGGGGAGAAAACACCTAACGCTAGAAGGAACTCCCCAGAAGGGAGCGCTTGTAGGAAGAAGTAAAAGCTCAAAAGAGGAAGGCTATTAACAGTTATTTTTATTCTACCAACCGCACCATTAATACTCCTACTATCTAATTAATACTGACCTTTTCTGCGTCCTTGGAAAGACTGTCTACAGCATCCTTTGTTGCATTTTGGATCTCTGTGCCCTCATTGAACTCAAC
It encodes the following:
- a CDS encoding Membrane-associated RING finger protein 5 codes for the protein MDDNRRCWVCLGDFGEIPPMGTVKQAHEWIQPCTCSMEAHRVCLANWVSSVVLQEKRPTRQTNRNTSWLFLIYGRTQQVEMKCPQCQKPIILHLKPTGFISSAFKSAEYFVGDFTKFALASTLLTSAVTATTLASVGVLSLTGMRIMSSLCPNSVILRLFDVKQRIGTLASAVQNGYLPASRVITFTSTIPFYLLSLRTRYSRMTDNEILVNVFPLSFFSETKYLLNFSGINESPKKWFLLISPVRYAYMLFFRLTFNPCYYMLAKRTRPGFIANNFSVQEIDEMEIENNPENIPETTSSKQMEASIILSIRSWLMKTKRRFKIRRIRRMFISCLKTDYSKAFGKSSMFFLIGSTLIWPALGEFTSSTLLSKLPSLMRLLNKHVSSPDEAIFVRNLIGCLVVVLAKDVTNLFLTWRSCLQLNDFDVFVNP